From one Poseidonibacter antarcticus genomic stretch:
- a CDS encoding TonB-dependent receptor, with amino-acid sequence MKIKNLTLSACTSFILLSSLAYAEDITLDSITVTSDFRDKNLSQTSNAISVLSEDKIEEKAHQSFENVIGQIPNVNFSTGGSRAHYIQIRGIGERSQFISPVNPSVGLVLDGIDVSESALALTMFDVNQIEVLKGPQGTTFGSNGMAGVVSLQSNQPTKDFEGHIETTVGNYNTKSIGLALGGTLIEDTLLGRFSVYKNTSDGFMENKYLGKKDTQNIDELALKGQLTYLASDEHTVDINLAHIDVDNGYDAWTFDNSYNTYSDQPGTDAQETNAIAIKSTYQINRKMHLISKASFSKSDSTYSYDEDWSYKGAFADSLYPYSSFDEYLRKREKVDIDLRLVSDEDGRILNNTTDWTFGTYYKNQSEDLTRNYTYLSSPYTSSYDTENLAIYGQLDSHIADKLTLTTGLRVEKWEAKYSDSDSLNIDTDEVLVGGKVGLNYQENENDLYYVTLSKGYKPGGVNADNSLSSNAREFNTEHLWNLDIGKSFSNLDNKLKSRINFFYGLRRDQQVKSSTVTVRTDGSTEFTDYLANAAKSSYYGVEAQTDYYADNTLHLFASLGLLKSKFDEYEDPNPSNVDVNGRTPAQSPVYQYNVGFDYMLTNDVQFKTDVEGKDSYYFSNRHNAKSKSYALLNASVSYFASDWTLTLWGKNLTDKSYQTRGFGSFGNNPGNGYATELYTQEGDPRTFGFTAKYYF; translated from the coding sequence TTGAAAATTAAAAATTTAACACTATCTGCGTGCACATCATTTATATTATTAAGTTCTTTAGCCTATGCCGAAGATATAACATTAGATTCTATTACTGTTACTTCTGATTTTAGAGATAAAAATCTCTCACAAACAAGTAATGCTATTAGCGTATTATCAGAAGATAAAATAGAAGAAAAAGCTCATCAATCATTTGAAAATGTAATAGGTCAAATACCAAATGTAAACTTTTCAACAGGAGGTTCAAGAGCTCACTATATTCAAATAAGAGGAATTGGTGAAAGAAGTCAATTTATCTCTCCTGTAAATCCATCTGTTGGTTTAGTTTTAGATGGTATTGATGTATCGGAATCAGCACTTGCACTTACAATGTTTGATGTAAATCAAATAGAAGTATTAAAAGGTCCACAAGGTACAACATTTGGTTCAAATGGAATGGCGGGAGTTGTTAGCTTACAAAGTAATCAACCCACAAAAGATTTTGAAGGTCATATAGAAACTACAGTTGGAAACTACAATACAAAATCAATAGGACTTGCTTTAGGTGGGACATTGATTGAAGATACATTATTAGGTAGATTTTCTGTTTATAAAAATACTAGTGATGGTTTTATGGAAAATAAATATTTAGGTAAAAAAGATACTCAAAATATTGATGAACTAGCACTTAAAGGTCAATTAACTTACTTAGCAAGCGATGAGCATACAGTAGATATTAATCTTGCACATATTGATGTAGATAATGGTTATGATGCTTGGACATTTGATAACTCTTATAATACTTATTCAGACCAACCAGGAACAGATGCACAAGAAACTAATGCAATTGCAATTAAATCTACATATCAAATCAATAGAAAAATGCATTTAATAAGTAAAGCATCATTCTCAAAATCAGATAGTACATATTCTTATGATGAAGATTGGTCATATAAAGGTGCTTTTGCAGATAGTTTATATCCATATAGCTCTTTTGATGAGTATTTAAGAAAAAGAGAAAAAGTAGATATTGATTTACGATTAGTATCTGATGAAGATGGTCGAATTTTAAATAATACTACAGATTGGACTTTTGGAACATATTATAAAAATCAAAGTGAAGACTTAACAAGAAATTATACATATCTTAGCTCACCGTATACTAGTAGTTACGATACTGAAAACTTAGCTATTTATGGACAGTTAGATTCTCATATTGCAGATAAGCTTACTTTAACAACAGGTTTAAGAGTTGAAAAATGGGAAGCTAAATATAGTGATTCTGATTCTTTAAATATAGATACAGATGAAGTACTTGTTGGTGGAAAAGTTGGATTAAATTATCAAGAAAATGAAAATGATTTATACTATGTAACACTTTCAAAAGGTTATAAACCAGGTGGAGTTAATGCAGATAATTCACTATCAAGCAATGCAAGAGAGTTTAATACTGAACATTTATGGAACTTGGATATTGGGAAAAGTTTTTCTAACTTAGATAACAAACTAAAAAGTAGAATAAACTTTTTTTATGGTTTAAGACGTGACCAACAAGTTAAAAGTTCTACTGTAACAGTAAGAACTGACGGAAGTACAGAATTTACAGATTATTTAGCAAATGCTGCTAAAAGTAGTTATTATGGTGTAGAAGCACAAACAGATTATTATGCAGATAATACTTTGCATTTATTTGCATCTCTTGGTTTACTTAAATCTAAGTTTGATGAATATGAAGACCCAAATCCAAGTAATGTAGATGTTAATGGAAGAACACCAGCTCAATCTCCTGTTTATCAATACAATGTAGGCTTTGATTATATGCTTACAAATGATGTTCAGTTTAAAACTGATGTAGAAGGTAAAGATTCATATTACTTCTCAAATAGACACAATGCAAAATCAAAATCTTATGCACTTTTAAATGCAAGTGTTTCTTATTTTGCTTCTGATTGGACTCTAACTTTATGGGGTAAAAACCTTACTGATAAATCTTATCAAACAAGAGGTTTTGGAAGTTTTGGAAATAATCCAGGTAATGGATATGCTACAGAACTTTATACTCAAGAGGGTGATCCTCGAACATTTGGATTTACAGCGAAGTATTATTTCTAA
- a CDS encoding TSUP family transporter, translating to MDLSIITYELMIILFAVAVFAGFIDTLAGGGGLITIPALILTGMPPLLALGTNKFQAFIGSGTASVMMLRKKKITFNEVKYLMLMAFVGSVIGTICVQFIDVKLLNFVIPIVLLLIGVYFLFMPKASNIESKAKITEKTYQYTAVPFIGFYDGMFGPGTGSFLSLSAIALRGIELIKATAMAKTMNFATNIGSVIIFLIYGQVIFSIGILMMLGQMIGAYIASHFLLRINPLHLRIIVIAMCFLMLIKYSFQMGWLG from the coding sequence TTGGATTTATCAATTATTACATATGAATTAATGATTATACTTTTTGCTGTCGCTGTCTTCGCAGGTTTTATCGATACTTTAGCAGGTGGTGGAGGATTGATTACAATTCCTGCTTTAATTTTGACAGGAATGCCTCCTCTTCTTGCTCTTGGTACAAATAAATTTCAAGCTTTTATTGGTAGTGGTACTGCTTCTGTTATGATGCTTCGTAAGAAAAAAATTACGTTTAATGAAGTTAAATATTTGATGCTTATGGCTTTTGTAGGTTCTGTAATAGGAACAATTTGTGTTCAATTTATTGATGTAAAACTACTAAATTTTGTAATACCTATAGTTCTTTTACTTATTGGTGTATATTTCTTATTTATGCCAAAAGCTTCTAATATTGAATCAAAAGCAAAAATAACTGAAAAAACTTATCAATATACAGCTGTTCCTTTTATTGGATTTTATGATGGTATGTTTGGACCAGGGACTGGTTCTTTTTTATCCTTATCCGCAATTGCATTAAGAGGAATTGAACTTATAAAAGCTACTGCAATGGCTAAAACTATGAATTTTGCAACTAATATAGGGTCTGTTATAATCTTTTTAATTTATGGACAAGTTATCTTTAGTATTGGTATTTTAATGATGTTAGGTCAAATGATTGGAGCATATATTGCTTCACATTTTTTACTTAGAATAAATCCTTTACATCTAAGAATTATTGTAATTGCTATGTGTTTTTTAATGTTAATTAAATATTCTTTTCAAATGGGTTGGTTAGGATAA
- the truA gene encoding tRNA pseudouridine(38-40) synthase TruA, whose protein sequence is MYYHRLIISYKGTNYFGWQDLGNNSDKPTVQASIQKVLDKICKYQDSIISSASRTDAGVHAQGQVLKVSIPLEIESSKLQLGMNSLLPPDIRILECETSNIGFNPNKDSVSKEYHYCFSTDKVYNPILNDIVTHISSNNGILDIKLMKEACNLFIGEHDFYCFAKRDTNMKSTIRTVLSCEILELQASAFSNKIYYLKIVGNGFLSHMVRYIMGALFELGNKKLSLKDISEALKNHKEEKISVKAKSKGLQLIGISY, encoded by the coding sequence ATGTATTATCATAGGCTTATAATCTCATATAAAGGAACAAATTACTTTGGGTGGCAAGACCTTGGAAATAATAGTGATAAGCCAACAGTTCAGGCAAGTATTCAAAAAGTACTTGATAAAATTTGCAAATATCAAGATAGTATTATTTCATCTGCAAGTAGAACTGATGCAGGTGTTCATGCCCAAGGACAAGTGCTAAAAGTATCTATTCCTTTGGAAATTGAATCCTCAAAACTACAACTTGGAATGAACTCATTATTGCCTCCTGATATTCGTATTTTAGAATGTGAAACTAGTAATATTGGATTTAATCCAAATAAAGACAGCGTGAGCAAAGAATATCATTATTGCTTTTCTACAGATAAAGTCTATAATCCTATTTTAAATGATATTGTAACTCACATATCTTCTAATAATGGAATACTTGATATTAAACTTATGAAAGAAGCTTGTAATCTTTTTATTGGTGAACATGATTTTTATTGTTTTGCTAAACGAGATACAAATATGAAATCTACAATTCGTACAGTTTTGTCTTGCGAAATATTAGAACTTCAAGCTTCTGCTTTTTCTAATAAAATCTACTATCTTAAGATTGTAGGAAATGGTTTTTTAAGTCATATGGTTAGATATATTATGGGAGCTTTATTTGAGTTAGGAAATAAGAAACTTAGTTTAAAAGATATTAGTGAAGCGTTAAAAAATCATAAAGAAGAAAAGATTAGTGTTAAAGCTAAATCAAAAGGCTTGCAATTGATTGGGATTTCTTATTAG
- a CDS encoding nitroreductase family protein, producing the protein MNEKNQIIEDLLWRHTTKKYDKARKIPQEDLNILFEAMRLSASSINSQPWKFVVIESDEAKERMNKTFAHKFQTNQPHVFDSSMIILFAYNPHYSRDDYAEVVDKGIKDKRTKPEKRESAFGGMFFAELNTDESGDTSAWTKAQTYLALGNTLHTLARLKIDSTPMEGIDTDLVNEEFKKELDGYQCDVALAIGYHHIEEDYNAKLPKSRREHKSIFVHI; encoded by the coding sequence ATGAATGAAAAAAATCAAATAATTGAAGATCTTCTTTGGAGACATACTACTAAAAAATACGATAAGGCTAGAAAGATTCCTCAAGAAGATCTTAATATACTCTTTGAAGCAATGCGTCTTTCAGCATCCTCAATCAATTCTCAACCCTGGAAGTTTGTTGTGATTGAAAGTGATGAAGCCAAAGAAAGAATGAACAAAACCTTTGCCCATAAATTTCAAACGAATCAACCGCATGTTTTTGATAGCTCGATGATTATTCTCTTTGCATATAACCCTCATTACTCTCGTGATGATTACGCTGAAGTAGTAGATAAAGGTATCAAAGATAAGCGTACTAAACCCGAAAAGAGAGAAAGTGCTTTTGGTGGTATGTTTTTTGCTGAACTTAATACTGATGAATCTGGTGATACAAGTGCTTGGACTAAAGCTCAAACTTATCTAGCTTTGGGAAATACTCTACATACTTTAGCTCGTCTAAAAATTGACTCCACACCTATGGAAGGGATTGATACCGATCTAGTAAATGAAGAGTTTAAAAAAGAACTAGATGGTTATCAGTGTGATGTTGCTTTGGCTATAGGGTATCATCACATTGAAGAGGACTATAACGCCAAACTTCCAAAGTCGCGACGAGAACACAAAAGTATTTTTGTACATATTTAA
- a CDS encoding MarR family winged helix-turn-helix transcriptional regulator, producing the protein MINTNAVISVIANIHNNANKLIVDELKKHNLTGLAPSHGDILILLYQNEEGVPMNKITSTINKDKSTVTALVNKLEKMEFLTKFKHEHDSRSTIVKLTQKGHETKPIVLDQISTKLLDKTYKGFSNDEKILLCSLLEKVKDNLNK; encoded by the coding sequence ATGATAAATACAAACGCGGTAATTTCAGTAATTGCAAATATTCATAATAATGCAAATAAACTTATTGTTGATGAACTTAAAAAACATAATTTGACAGGACTTGCACCATCTCATGGAGATATATTAATACTCTTATATCAAAATGAGGAAGGTGTCCCTATGAATAAAATTACATCAACAATTAATAAAGACAAATCAACGGTTACAGCTTTAGTCAATAAATTAGAAAAGATGGAATTTCTTACAAAATTTAAACATGAACATGATAGCCGAAGTACAATAGTAAAACTTACACAAAAAGGACATGAGACTAAACCTATTGTCTTAGATCAAATATCTACAAAACTTTTAGATAAAACTTATAAAGGATTTTCCAACGATGAGAAAATACTTCTTTGTAGTTTATTGGAAAAAGTAAAAGATAATTTAAATAAGTAA
- a CDS encoding NmrA family NAD(P)-binding protein: MNKKRVFVVGAAGQIGTPLTKNLLKLGHDVKAVVRKRDESNELKLKLYESLGAEVYVEADTSNVELMSEAMKGYDTVIVCTPANEFTVTRMEPALLEAALKAGVKRFVPNEFGVHTRGIKVGDGILFDYKKSLHEKIIKSGIGWTFFYNGLIFDYCLPNLRFFEKITTFGKMELPIFTHSIDDIGHIAALALTDDRTLNKCVQMDYNSLSQNEMIDLLKNFWPDSNFEYTHFSSEYITTMKDKDGDEVTAKVGKETDRERWGINYVIYVLGKLATFNDETLKSSDLYPHMICEKPEEALSSKNFVFENDK, from the coding sequence ATGAATAAGAAAAGAGTATTTGTAGTTGGCGCGGCTGGTCAAATTGGAACACCACTTACAAAAAACCTATTAAAGTTAGGTCATGATGTAAAAGCAGTTGTAAGAAAAAGAGATGAGTCAAATGAGTTAAAATTAAAACTTTATGAATCACTTGGAGCAGAAGTTTATGTTGAAGCTGATACTTCAAATGTAGAGCTTATGAGCGAAGCTATGAAAGGTTACGATACTGTTATTGTTTGTACTCCTGCAAATGAGTTTACTGTTACAAGAATGGAACCTGCACTATTAGAAGCAGCACTTAAAGCAGGTGTTAAAAGATTTGTACCCAATGAGTTTGGTGTTCATACAAGAGGGATAAAAGTAGGTGATGGAATTCTTTTTGATTATAAGAAATCACTACATGAAAAGATAATTAAATCAGGAATAGGATGGACATTTTTCTATAATGGTTTAATATTTGATTACTGTCTTCCAAATTTACGTTTCTTTGAAAAAATCACTACGTTTGGGAAAATGGAACTTCCAATTTTCACTCATAGTATTGATGATATTGGTCACATTGCAGCCCTAGCACTTACTGATGACAGAACATTAAATAAGTGTGTTCAAATGGATTATAATAGTTTAAGTCAAAATGAAATGATTGATTTATTAAAAAACTTTTGGCCAGATAGTAACTTTGAATATACACATTTCTCTTCTGAATATATTACAACAATGAAAGATAAAGATGGAGATGAAGTTACTGCAAAAGTAGGAAAAGAAACAGACAGGGAGAGATGGGGTATAAATTATGTAATTTATGTACTTGGAAAACTTGCTACATTTAACGATGAAACACTTAAATCTAGTGACCTTTATCCTCATATGATTTGTGAAAAACCTGAAGAAGCCTTGTCTTCTAAAAACTTTGTTTTTGAAAATGATAAATAA
- a CDS encoding nuclear transport factor 2 family protein, which translates to MIKFLNTKIVLASILATSIFAGCVVNQDVNKAEVKSNKTKVVELLQSMENGDKKPASYINKNKYIQHNLGIKDGLEGFGEVLAMLPKGSIKARVLRAFQDGPFVFTHTDYNFFGPKVGFDIFRFENGKIVEHWDNLQEKIAKTVSGRTQLDGATKITDLDKTEANKTLVKNFIDDILFGKNPNKITEYISTENYHQHNTAIKDGLSGLGNAIKYLVSKNDMFTYEKVHKILGEGNFVLSTSEVQWHGKAHSFYDLFRIENGKIVEHWDTIEEIPSQDKWQNTNGKF; encoded by the coding sequence ATGATTAAATTTTTAAACACAAAAATAGTTTTAGCATCTATCTTAGCTACTTCAATTTTTGCAGGGTGTGTTGTAAATCAAGATGTTAACAAAGCAGAAGTAAAATCAAATAAAACAAAAGTTGTCGAGTTATTGCAATCAATGGAAAATGGTGATAAAAAACCTGCTTCTTATATTAATAAAAATAAATATATTCAACACAACTTGGGTATTAAAGATGGTCTTGAAGGTTTTGGTGAAGTATTAGCAATGTTACCAAAAGGAAGCATAAAAGCAAGAGTACTTAGAGCATTCCAAGATGGACCTTTTGTGTTTACTCATACAGATTATAATTTTTTTGGACCCAAAGTAGGTTTTGATATTTTTAGATTTGAAAATGGAAAAATTGTAGAACATTGGGACAACTTACAAGAAAAAATAGCAAAAACAGTAAGTGGAAGAACTCAACTTGATGGAGCAACTAAAATTACTGATTTAGATAAAACTGAAGCTAACAAAACACTAGTTAAAAATTTTATTGATGATATATTATTTGGAAAAAATCCAAATAAAATTACAGAATATATTTCAACAGAAAATTATCACCAACACAATACTGCAATTAAAGATGGTTTATCTGGATTAGGTAATGCTATTAAATACTTAGTTTCTAAAAACGATATGTTTACTTATGAAAAAGTACATAAAATATTAGGAGAAGGTAACTTTGTTCTTTCTACAAGTGAAGTTCAATGGCATGGAAAAGCTCATTCTTTTTATGACTTATTTAGAATAGAAAATGGAAAAATAGTTGAGCATTGGGATACTATTGAAGAAATTCCATCACAAGATAAATGGCAAAATACAAACGGTAAATTTTAG
- a CDS encoding DsbA family oxidoreductase: MKYKITMFADFQCPYCYIAKNIVDRLKKEYDIEILFRGYEIHPDIPENGIRSEIYFPNAKQKNIQLQEFGRQYGLEFTDITEMPNSNKALQVAEYAKSVNKSEEYNTAMYEAFFFHGINIGLIPEIKKISLSIGISEEEVDNVFYTDKYKNSLINNKYFCRDNNITSVPTFIINDQVVLVGAQSFENFKKVFEELKK, translated from the coding sequence ATGAAATATAAAATTACAATGTTTGCTGATTTTCAATGTCCGTATTGCTATATTGCAAAAAATATAGTAGATAGACTAAAAAAAGAATATGATATAGAAATTCTTTTTAGAGGATATGAAATCCATCCTGATATTCCTGAAAATGGAATACGATCAGAAATCTATTTTCCAAATGCAAAACAAAAAAATATTCAATTGCAAGAATTTGGAAGACAGTATGGATTAGAGTTTACTGATATTACAGAGATGCCAAATTCAAATAAAGCATTACAAGTTGCAGAATATGCTAAATCTGTAAATAAGTCTGAAGAGTATAATACGGCAATGTATGAGGCTTTCTTCTTTCATGGAATCAATATTGGATTAATTCCAGAAATTAAGAAAATTTCGTTATCTATAGGAATTTCAGAAGAAGAAGTTGATAATGTATTTTATACAGATAAATATAAAAATAGTTTGATTAATAATAAATATTTTTGTAGAGATAACAATATTACAAGTGTACCAACTTTTATAATTAATGATCAAGTTGTACTTGTAGGTGCACAAAGTTTTGAAAACTTTAAAAAAGTATTTGAAGAACTAAAGAAATAA
- a CDS encoding YncE family protein translates to MRTIFNILVVSFCLISSSQAAQLEKLWETNGFSMPESMATSENSNWIYVSNVNANKKGFISRLSKDGKIDNLKWITGLNNPAGLALYGDKLYIGDSSEVHIIDVKKQKLIKSISSKEANALNDVTISTEGEVFVSDIASGKIFTIKDGKLVVWFEAPEIKHPNGLFVQDNYLFIADFASKLSHDLKVDDYGSIYKVNLTTKFCSLIPSSYHLGGLDGLISTNDALLVSSNPTGELYTITKKERILVGTFEKGLADISMEGNTLYAPFIFSKKVSAYSLK, encoded by the coding sequence ATGAGAACTATATTTAATATATTAGTAGTTAGCTTTTGTTTAATAAGTAGTTCTCAAGCTGCACAGTTAGAAAAACTTTGGGAAACTAATGGCTTTTCTATGCCTGAATCTATGGCAACTTCTGAAAATAGTAACTGGATATATGTTTCAAATGTAAATGCTAATAAAAAAGGATTTATCTCTAGATTAAGTAAAGATGGAAAAATTGATAATCTAAAATGGATTACAGGTTTAAACAATCCTGCCGGTCTTGCTTTATATGGTGATAAACTTTATATTGGTGATAGTTCAGAAGTACATATTATAGATGTGAAAAAACAAAAGCTTATTAAAAGCATATCTTCAAAAGAAGCTAATGCTTTAAATGACGTGACTATTAGTACTGAAGGTGAAGTGTTCGTTTCTGATATTGCAAGTGGAAAAATCTTTACAATAAAAGATGGCAAGTTAGTAGTATGGTTTGAAGCTCCTGAAATTAAACATCCTAATGGTTTATTTGTTCAAGACAATTATCTTTTTATTGCAGATTTTGCGAGTAAATTATCTCATGATTTAAAAGTAGACGATTATGGTTCTATCTATAAAGTTAATTTAACGACCAAATTTTGTAGTCTTATTCCAAGTTCATACCATTTAGGTGGATTAGATGGTTTAATTAGTACTAATGATGCTTTATTAGTTTCCAGTAATCCTACTGGCGAATTGTATACAATCACAAAAAAAGAAAGAATTTTAGTAGGTACTTTTGAAAAAGGTTTAGCAGATATTAGTATGGAAGGTAATACTTTATATGCGCCCTTTATTTTTAGTAAAAAAGTATCTGCATATAGCTTAAAATAA
- a CDS encoding enoyl-CoA hydratase/isomerase family protein has product MRKFFVILTLVFSVITLVQAGELISDLNFKNIEASKDDSVLILKINVPPKNAVSTAVLSEISAGLDFAQNNESIGAIVITGSQEVFSAGAGGESLQKVKKNEETHSFLAHKVFNKIEAFPKPVIAAVLGISAGGGNELALSCDIRIAGESAKFRQHELQAGLIPGFGGMQRLPRLIGQSRAMQMILTGRFVDAKEALSIGLVSSVFPDAQVLSRAIALAQQLNDNLDKKALAQFKKRMALSYNETYKTALRNDQLAFDKLATSPDIKEAIGKFIKRQKALSKKEK; this is encoded by the coding sequence ATGAGAAAGTTTTTTGTAATACTAACACTTGTATTTAGTGTAATTACACTTGTCCAAGCAGGTGAGCTAATTAGTGATTTAAATTTTAAAAATATTGAAGCCTCTAAAGATGATTCAGTGCTTATTCTAAAAATAAATGTTCCACCAAAAAATGCTGTATCAACAGCTGTTTTAAGTGAAATTAGTGCTGGTCTTGATTTTGCACAAAATAATGAGTCAATTGGAGCTATTGTTATTACAGGATCACAAGAAGTTTTTTCAGCTGGTGCAGGAGGAGAGAGTCTTCAAAAAGTAAAAAAAAATGAGGAAACTCATTCTTTTTTAGCCCATAAAGTATTTAATAAAATTGAAGCTTTTCCAAAACCAGTTATTGCCGCAGTTTTAGGAATAAGTGCAGGTGGCGGAAATGAACTTGCTTTATCTTGTGATATTAGAATTGCAGGAGAGAGTGCAAAGTTTAGACAACATGAATTACAAGCTGGATTGATTCCAGGATTTGGTGGGATGCAAAGACTTCCAAGGCTTATTGGACAAAGTAGAGCGATGCAGATGATTTTAACAGGAAGATTTGTTGATGCAAAAGAGGCTTTATCTATTGGTTTAGTTAGCTCTGTTTTTCCAGATGCACAAGTTCTCTCACGTGCAATTGCTTTGGCGCAACAATTAAATGATAATTTAGATAAAAAAGCTTTAGCACAATTCAAAAAAAGAATGGCACTTTCATATAACGAAACTTATAAAACTGCTCTTAGAAATGACCAACTTGCATTTGATAAATTAGCAACTTCACCTGATATAAAAGAAGCTATTGGTAAATTTATTAAAAGACAAAAAGCGCTAAGTAAGAAGGAAAAATAA
- a CDS encoding putative quinol monooxygenase codes for MINKIVKFDVKPEYIESFKTALLNDKENTKKELGCVEFRVYVDNKNPSLFFTYERFIDQAAFENHLNQDYVKELEKLIPVVLSTPVKFLSLGETNPLPIALKEANKEDDEFVIFFEFKFKDGYKDKLIQRFGKHIPETRKEKGNLLFDLFTIEGQDDTLMVYEHWRKESDVWDIHFKQPYAEITGALMNESVVGNLEQYMNFVTEIK; via the coding sequence ATGATAAATAAAATAGTTAAATTTGATGTAAAACCAGAATATATTGAAAGTTTTAAAACGGCACTTTTAAATGATAAAGAAAATACAAAAAAAGAACTTGGATGTGTCGAGTTTAGAGTTTATGTTGATAATAAGAATCCAAGTTTATTTTTTACGTATGAAAGATTTATTGATCAGGCTGCTTTTGAGAATCACTTGAATCAAGATTATGTAAAAGAACTTGAAAAACTTATTCCCGTAGTTCTATCTACACCGGTTAAATTTTTGAGTTTAGGTGAAACAAATCCACTTCCAATTGCTCTAAAAGAAGCGAATAAAGAAGATGATGAGTTTGTTATCTTCTTTGAGTTTAAATTTAAAGATGGATACAAAGATAAACTTATCCAAAGATTTGGAAAACATATACCAGAAACTAGAAAAGAAAAAGGAAACCTACTGTTTGATTTATTTACAATTGAAGGTCAAGATGACACATTAATGGTATATGAGCACTGGAGAAAAGAATCTGACGTATGGGATATTCATTTTAAACAACCATATGCTGAGATTACTGGTGCACTTATGAATGAATCAGTAGTTGGAAATTTAGAACAATATATGAATTTTGTAACAGAAATTAAATAA
- a CDS encoding NADP-dependent oxidoreductase, translated as MKAIILEKAGSVENLVIKEIKEPTIQENEVLIEVKALSINPADVKIRATPEFVSAIYGDEDVILGWDISGIVKSVGSKVTKFKQGDKVFGMVNFPGRGNAYAQFVASPENHLTKIPENMSFEQAAATTLAALTALQALENNIKKDDRILIHAGSGGVGHFAIQIAKHLGAYVITTSSAKNKDFVMSLGADEHIDYRSQAFEEVVKDIDFVLDPMGGDTLEKSVKVMKENGTIICLPQDKFSDELINEAKKKNVNIINILVQSSSKDMDTLAQLITDKKLKPAISKTFTFENMQDAHLEVEKGRSVGKVIVTL; from the coding sequence ATGAAAGCAATTATTTTAGAAAAAGCAGGAAGCGTAGAAAATCTTGTAATAAAAGAAATCAAAGAACCAACAATACAAGAAAATGAAGTTTTAATAGAAGTAAAAGCATTGAGTATAAATCCAGCTGATGTAAAGATTAGAGCAACACCTGAATTTGTAAGTGCAATTTATGGTGATGAAGATGTTATTTTAGGATGGGATATTTCTGGAATTGTAAAATCAGTAGGATCAAAAGTTACTAAGTTTAAACAAGGTGATAAAGTTTTTGGAATGGTTAATTTCCCTGGACGAGGAAATGCCTATGCACAATTTGTTGCATCACCAGAAAATCATTTGACAAAAATCCCTGAAAACATGTCATTTGAACAAGCAGCAGCAACTACACTTGCAGCCTTAACAGCACTACAGGCTCTTGAAAATAATATAAAGAAAGATGATAGAATTTTAATTCATGCAGGTTCTGGTGGTGTAGGACATTTTGCTATTCAAATTGCAAAACATTTAGGAGCATATGTAATAACTACATCGTCTGCAAAAAATAAAGACTTTGTAATGAGTTTAGGTGCTGATGAACATATTGATTATAGAAGTCAAGCTTTTGAAGAAGTGGTAAAAGATATTGATTTTGTTTTAGATCCAATGGGTGGAGATACATTAGAGAAATCTGTAAAAGTTATGAAAGAGAATGGAACAATAATTTGTTTACCTCAAGATAAATTTTCTGATGAACTTATCAATGAAGCTAAAAAGAAAAATGTAAATATTATAAATATTTTAGTTCAATCTAGTTCTAAAGATATGGATACTTTAGCTCAACTAATAACAGATAAAAAATTAAAACCTGCAATATCAAAAACATTCACTTTTGAAAACATGCAAGATGCACATTTAGAAGTTGAAAAAGGTAGATCAGTAGGAAAAGTGATAGTAACTTTATAA